taacccatcttcaccctccccccaaacttatttcacacaaaggagaaataagtttggatgaaggagaaaatggttacttgtctcgtactcacaaacgaggtggaggcttaggcggtggccatttctcatcaaatttgcatgctccatccaccgcgacccaaaaatatggtggctttgcaattcttgagacatcccgggcgtcatgataatctcgttcaccatctagagtaccaccacactcaaacaattccttattagacaaatcaaagtgaaaatcaaaagatgaagataaataaaagtgaaagaagcaagccttcatagaatcgcccgtgttgaggtaaggatcgacaaaatttttgactttgcattctttaaaacttgtgaaatcttcatccttttggaattgtagaggttgtgttggaaaagttgggctctcgacttcaaggggtttggagaattgatcctcatcttcttcatacttttcttcaacttcttgaggctcttcacttagcattggcattggttcctcatacaaggttccattttgtaggctaatggccatgcacaaatcatcaattcgcttttgattttccatagtggtagccaaagaccttctttgctcctctagcataacatccgagtttgctatacttttttctatccaagcttgtgtggCTAAGAAGCAATGTAGGAGATCGTCTTTAGAATTTggtttctcctcttgatagtatcgatttcccccttggaagccttcttgagtggaataagaattttcataattccaactattgaaatggtcctcatactccaatggtgattgccactccatggcattgcaccccatgtcataatactcaccataggaaggtgttggttggaaggctttttggatcattggttgcctacaatttcttttggcttccaaaacacgcaacttaagttgcatcaacgccaattgtagttggagttgctcaaccaactcattccttccatcatccatttttggtgccgcttttacggttgtggagcaattttctctaacaaaaataaataaacatataaataaacaaacataaaaacaatatctaaattagataaaaacaacttttcacaatatcaaaagtaaaaactcaaccaatccccggcaacggcgccaaaaacttgttcgctaatattttcaccacgccgcaagtatacggtgtagttgcaacatagggaagcaaggtcgtatcccacaaggattggtgaattcaaacttctaaatattattaataagttgttttcaatctatttagacaaaccaaagatgaagagatattgagaactaaaacaaagctaaataaagcaagtaaataaaataacaacaagataaacttagttaataaattggggaatgactcgaatgaaagttatcctagggactagatttcgatggatcgtaatgaacttcaatctaaatcaatataaatcttgatatggcctacttatctagggcgatctccccactagttttagccccctcccggacgactaaaacagtagattacgggtcataattgccgtccccggtcaatttctaacctataactcccaagagcacaaaagatcaacaagccctcacccacctctcaacctcccggtttattgagatgatatgtatcaaactcctaatctattgtaattatcctctcccgattcaaatcacaaattagaaatgcacaaaaggtggccaaccaatcatacaagagataaatctaggacttgaaaagataacaataagcacaatcaagatatatattgaacaaagaaatcaatccattacaaatccatctaatctaatccctaagataagagattttagccaagcatattcataataaaagcaaatctcaagtcataagaaaacataaataaagatatagagagatagagattcatagacaaatcctataatcttgatcttcaatcatgtagtcttgatgagctcctttccaagtcttccccttctttatttgattttggtgttgtttttgtgtgtggaagagagaaaaaatgatagagaatggaggctagggtttgggattggagagttggggaagatgaagtgggtgtgtgtggtgaatgattggggaaaagaagagaaaaatggagttttgaggctaaaatcgcgtttggggtccacttgggggagccccgcccttttcccgcggtcacggcccgcgtccgcggccttcaaacgtgggggatgctcaggggacccgcagtcccgccccgcggccgcgggtggcgaccgcgggtgtctcctgagtcgggaacagctgacccgcggtcttaccccgcggccgcgggtggtgaccgcggggtactgggcgttttgcacagtccgctcgttttgctccgttctccctcgtccggactcggatttggtcgccgtttgcgctcacggattcctctcgagacgtacttcaatctcatatcttcaaaatcctccaattaatccttgatttttcctgaaattactccaaaactacaccaagacatcaaatcttcataaaactcaacattatggtacaaacacgcattggcaaacaaaacatgaaggaaaatgacaacaaatcatgtggaattgaggtacgaaaaccatgtttgtcaatgtttcactttgcagttaatcagtttcagttaacaaAAGGTTTGAGCacaaataataaagtaaatactgaaagcgataaatgacaaagggatttttacgtggttcggaatctaattcctacatccatggtcagttgatcacactgacaaacttcactgggcttgtgcttacgggtacACAGCAAACCTAAACAACCAAAAATCCAATCTTtggtaccaacacactgggttggatttctcactcttagcttcactgagacaaaactatgcctttccgcaaagactaagatctcacggagtcagaacactggtctgaactcctttcgGCTCAAACTCTTGATTcggtcagttgaaaggaggttcgaacaCTTgtcaactagattacaaagagcaggctctctgtaatcagttatatcTAGGCTTTGAATATACAATATTTGcataagttctaagagaatgtgtgtaatcaatagagactgatttttggctttgtgattctcttcttctattcaaactttggaatggctttgatttgctgagtgacgaattcggcagcgtttcagcttatgtatttgaatcggtgaagattgaagtgatcctcgagctctatttataggagaggtcttgaatagatccgtttgcggagaaggtcttcaagaattcatccgttggagatagatttgaactttgctgaggcttcaatattcgaggttccttgtttggtgagaacggctacttggTACAGGAGATACGACGTCTCtgaaaaaggtaatcaccaaaaaggaaggctctGCATAGAAACGACGATCCTttaaatctctgcatttaatgcggctgtactctggGAGTGCGTGTcttcctttaagctttggaggttcagtccaaggaagaatgttaactaatacttgactttagtatcagttcacTGAATCCACGTGGACTGCATTAAGtgatcagtcataactgattcttggattgatcagtcaaatatcagtatttgactctgccttaatCCGTTACATCATTcgtcatcttcagtcttcagtcctccggtcttcagaacactatctaaactagaaaaagaactctaacacttaagTTCGAACAGTCTATTACAAAAAAACCCTAAGAATTTTGCTATCATCacaactaggattaggatatttcattaagttcccaacaaaaataaaatacgaAAGTAACATTTTCTAACAAAGTAGTGCGGTgattaaaaatgaatttgattcttttaaaagaaataatcatattattatttgaattgtATGAGACTTCCAATTCATACATATTCTATAAAAACGAAAATTATAATGAGTTTTGTGAGGGTTGCGATTGATTTATGGGAGAGACAAGGAAGAAGCAATGTTTTTCAAACCAATGTTTCCAAATCTAGGGTTCCAATCAAATgactatttatattttataatgtatttttatttttattttttttctaatttttagaATTGACCAAATAAGTATTAGTCTCTTTAAAATTACTTTTATCATGAAATTATATTATCACATTAAAAGATTTTATCcccattattattttattaaaatcttatATTGTAACTTTATCAATATTTATAATTGTCATCGGGGCGGAGCCAGGGGttagggggctctagccccctcccaatttttttatatttaatatacatacatatatatatatatatatatatatgtatatatagggggtggttattcaataaaccacccttattttaagaattacgaactagtaaaaatgcatgaattttatgtataacacgcatgaataaactatataaaggtatgaattgcgaaaaataattttttgctacctttgggattcgaactcaggaccatgaatttatccaacaaggtcatgaatcaaccatagatcttgatgatctaagggttgaaaatggttcctaatttatattttaagaagcgttcttattttagccttcccctgtatatatatatctatatatattccTAATTATAAAAGAATGTTGTTGTACAAAAATTGATTTACTTGTTATATTTCCTCATAtatatttaagggttaattacgccaaaaatcatgaactatacctccattttcaacttttccatgaactttttttttatcaataactCTCTGAATTTAAtgtgttgaacaatttttccatgattttttcCTCCGGTGAAGCTCCGGGCTGAACTGTCAcctacgtggtaataccaaGTTGACATgcgcctacgtggtaatactGAGCTAACATGGCACCTacttgaaagaaaaataaataaaaaaaacaaaaaatccatCATTTTCCCTCTCCCTCCTCTATGTCCGGTGGACCGCCGCCGGAATAAGATGACCCATCCTCAAAATCCACCGCCGTTGCCTTCCTCTTCCACATCGGCGATTGCAGCGGCCGGCAGAGCCAGCCACCTATGTGGTAATACTGAGCTAATATGGCGCCTacttgaaaaagaaataaacaaaaaaaataaaaaaatccatGATTTTCCCTCCCCCTCCTCCATGTCCGGTGGATCGCCGCCGGAATAAAATGACCCCTCCTCAaaatccaccgccgccgccttcctctTCCATACCGGTGATTGTAGCGGCCAACAGAGCCAGCCACCGCACGTCCAAAGCTCCTTATCTCCCTTTCTTGCTCAGATTTCGAACGGCAACAATGGCCACCGTCAATCGAAACCCTAAAACCTCAAATCGCTGCCCCTGGTACCTACCCCAGATCCAGCCACCGAGCTCTAACCTCCGGTGACGACACGGCCGCGAACCCTGCCCACCGCCACGCGATTTTCGACCATGGCGGAGCCGCCACTGGCAGCAGCAGCCACTgcctctctcttcttccctcTGCTAAATCTGATGCATACAACAAACTCTCCCCCTTTGCCGGCGATTGCAGCGGCCAGCAGAGCCAGCCACTGCACGCCCAAAGCTCTTTATCTCCCATTCTTGCTCTGATTTTGAACGGCAAGAAGGGCCGCAGTCAATCGGAACCCTAAAACCTCAAATCACCGCCCCTGCTACCTACCCCAAATCCAGCCACCGAGCTCTAACCTCCGGTGACAACACGACCGTGAACCGCGCCCGCCTCCACTCGATTTTCGGCCATGGCAGAGCCGCCGTTGGCAGCAGCAATCACTgcctctctcttcttccctcTGCCAAATCAGACGCACACAACAACAAACTCTCCCCCTTTGCCGGTGATTGCAGCGACGAGCAGAGCCAGCCACTGCACGCCCAAAGCtccttatctctctctcttgctccGATTTCGAACGGCAAGAAGGGTCGCAGTCAATCGGAACCCTGAAACCTCAAATCGCCGCCCCTGCTACCTACCCCAGATCCAGCCATCGAGCCCTAACCTCCGGTGACGACACGACCGCGAACCGCGCCCGCGTCCACTCGATTTCTGACCATGTCGGAGCCGCCGCTGCCAGCAACAACCACTACCTCCATCTTCTTCCCTCTGCCAAATTAGACGCACACAACAACAAACTCTCCCCATttgctcaaaacgacgtcgttttaccccaACTAAACGACGTTGTTTCTTTTCGCCGCCGGCTATGCCATGTCAGCACTTAATTTGGGGATTCTTGAAAGTCATGACAAAATTGTTCAACTCATTAAATTCAGagacttttttattaaaaaaaaagttcatgaaaaaGTTGGAAATTAGggtatagttcatggtttttggcgtaattaatcctatatttaatttaaggttaattgtgttatttaaaattatataaactatgaaaatgttgtacgttattattactattgtgcttgtatttaataaaaaatgtataaaatgtacgaaatgtccccaaaaaaatttgtaatgtgTATTGAagttatataatctatgaaaatgttgttctttattattactcttatacttatcttttaataaaaaacgtCTAAAAATGTACTAAAAAAATAGCCCCCCGCCACTAATAGTCatgtattccctccgtccacgatcaATGTTCTCTTTTTGCAATTTTAGTACatccacaaaaaaatatttcattttcatttttaaacacTGTCACACAATACAATTTATTAATGTGAGACCCAAACTCCATTCATCCACCACACATTTTTAAACACTATCACACAATAACACCTTTATTGTGGaatccaaactccactcacaacataaTTTATTAATGTGAGACCCAAACTTCACTTATTCACCACACGTTTTTAAATACTACTTCATAATAACACATTTATTGTGGGACCCAAACTGCACTCATAATACActcatctattttttttctcaaaaccCACATCAAGAAAAGTGGGGAACATTGATCATGAAGGAGGGAGTATAATCTAACTTTATCTcatataacaaaatttaaatactcTCACTACTCGTGgcacacttttctttttaattagttcAATTTAGAATGacacttttttaaaaataacatgTGTCCCTGTCCTCTCTACACACAAAAAATTAAGTGGTTCCTACCCACTTTACACACATAACTCACGCATtggatggtttttttttttttcaaattcaggAGTAGTTCGTAAACCCAAAACCCTTCTTCTGTTCCTCTGTTTGTTCCTCCAAACGTCGAATGATTTCCCATTTTCCCTCTTCAAATTAATCTCACTTTCTATTCAGATCCGAGAATTCCTTAATATCATTTGTCTCGATTTTGGTTGGAGGCTCAGGCGGCGGAATTAATGGCGTACAGGCAGATAATCACAGCTCGAGCGAAGTTCTTCTATCAACATCGACAACGAATTTCTCCTTCAATTTCTAATATTCATAGCGACGATGATGATTCTCACGAATTGCGAGCGAAACCGATCTCGAATTATCCCGAAATCGGGAAGTATATCCACAACCGATTTTTTGTGGGCAGAGATAATAATTTCAGCAATTACCGCCTTCCGACAAGCGCGCTTCAAGCTAGGAGATTTGCTGTTCCGGCGGGATTTGGAATTTGCTACGGCCGGAATTATTCGAGTGCGAGCGTTGGAGAAGTGTCTGCTGATAAAATTGATGTTCTGAATGATGTGGTTGTTGTGCTGGGGGATAAGGCTGTGGAGGCTGCTCCAGCGATGACTGAGGTGGCCATTGCAGCCGCGGATTCGTTTGCTACAGTGGCCGCCCTCCAGAATTTGATTGAATATATACACAGCTTTACTGGTTTTAATTGGTGAGGGCATTTCTTTGACTTTCCGTATGCGgaataattttttcattttttttaatgtttagtGCTATTGTTCTGATAAAAGATTCGTTtggagattttattttattttaatcttgtaTGATAGAAGAGTAATTATGTAATTGCATATTGAATACATATATGGGCGTTtcctttgcatgattgataagatgggTGATTGTGTACTTTAatcctcaagagtaggattaCTCCAATCCCACCCTTgtaatgagataagaatcaagcaaaattagctcaaatgatagaaataatcaaagatcatggaatatcccaaagtttctattcatcaaagtaaacaagggattagccctactatttttatctatcaaggctaatcatTCAAAATAAACGTCTTCATAGTATTGAGTTTCTTAAGAAGGTTGTACTTTATAGAAAGCTGATGTTGTGCGCAAGTATTGACCACAAGGTATGCATCAATGCAAATCCTACTGTAGTAAATGTGGACTGATCTGGACTCGAGAGATCTTTCTTTTTGTAGTTAAGATTCGAATAACACAAGTGACTTCTGAAACTTTTTTTTAGGTGGGCATCAATTGTTGTGACCACTCTTATTATTCGTTGGCTTCAAGTTCCTCTTCTCATATATCAACTGAAGTGCTCTTCAAAATATGCTGTGAGTTCTCCCTGTCCTCTGCAGTTTGGGTTTTGTATACTGATGGAGTCTTACTACATACAGTAATATTTGTTGATCCCGGAAATCTGGCAACTCATTTATGAAGAAATTACTATCAAGACATACGTATTGGATTATAGAAATTtaagaaatcaccatttctgaAAACGTACCTGTCCTCAATGGTGGAATGGAGGCTGCCATTTCTATTAAAGCTAAGATTAAAATACGTTAATTATTTGAGTATCGATTTTCTCTTTCTAGAGTTACAAATTTGACTCATTGTCATATTTCCATGTGCTCCACACCTCCACCCTAAAAGTCTAAAACTATTATCCTGCATTTGCCATTGTCCGTCGTGCTTATAATGAAAAGGTAAAGTGAAAAGGACACTTTTGAGAAGACTTTCTAGATGGAATAAGCTCAGGTCATATAAGAAATGCAAAATCAGAGAAGAGAACATGTAAAAAAGGGTAAGAGTACTTGGTTGAGAAGAGCAACATAATATACGCATACTGTTGTTATTTTGTTCATGGAGGAGTGGAAATTGGCAATTAGAATCATACAACCGTCAGGTAAACTATTGGTGTACCAACACCAACTCTCCGTCATAAACTTGAGAATTATAGTGCTAGAAAATAGAGACCCCtaatgatatatttgatatttgatCTATTTTGTCTAATGATGTTTCCATTGAACTGAATGTGACGTTGGCTTACCATATTGCTCTATGCATTCGACTGTAAACACATTTTGTGGTTGTAAACATTGTGCAGCTTTTACAATTACAACCAGAGATGAAGGCAATTAGGGAAGAAATGCAAAATAAGGTATGAGCTTAAGACTCTAGGTACGTAAATTTCTCTTGATCCTGTTTACTTGCTTTATATGCTGCAGACCCTTGTTTATTATTGCATCCATCATTCTACCATTGCATATAATCCTTTATTATGGTGCTTTAAACTTGCGATTGTCATGCTCATGATTATTTGACAGGGCATGATGAATTATTTTAACCCCATTGATGTTGCTGAagctaaaaagaaaataaacgcACTATACAAGAAGTATGTGTTTTTTCTCGTCAGTTGTCATTGATGAAGTACATGTCTGTCTAGTTTTATGTTAGAGGtcttaattgaatttatttcctTCTCATAATAGATTAGGTTATCTTGTATATATAAATGTACAAGCTGATAAATAGACGGAAAGTTCACTCCCAAATATATGTGGTCAACATATTTCCACACTTCCATATCTTCAGAAAATCTTTGAAGTGTTTAGAAGAGCTGGTTGTTAGTTGTTACTGCTATCAATATATGGGAAAATAGAGAAAATCCAATctattttcaataatttgagACATTGATTTGATTTTGAGTATATATTTACTATATTCTTTTTCTCCATCAGTCCCTTTAGGGAATCAGCTCTGTGCCGATGTGCACGGACTGATCTGATTGCATTTTGGTATTGCAGATATGGTGTATCCCCCTTCACCCCTATAATGGGAGTCATGGTACTTTTAATTAGAGCTCCCATTGCTTCCTCTTTATTCTTTGCCGTAAGTTCACTTTTCCTTGCTTACAATTGCTTTTTAAGTTCCATCACTTCCACTGtgcctttattttttttatgatttcatCCATCTTTTTCCCTGCCTTTTAATACAATTTGACATTTTAAGGCATAATTTTGTATTCAGGTTATGAACATGGCTGAAAAAGTTCCATCTTTTAGGGATGGTGGAATATTATGGTTTACAGATTTGAGTACTCCGGATAGCTTATATATATTTCCAGTTTTGATTGCACTGACGTTATGGATTGCAGTGGAGGTCAGCTATCTTTTTaccttttcatttattttgtatGTCAACGTATAACCTTTTGCCTTTTATGTTATCCTCAGGAAGTCTTATTTAAGTTTCAGAATGtatttagttttaattctttgttaattattttgggtGTTTGATTGCTTGCTCCTTGAATTAGAATTCAAAAACCATGTATCTTCGCACAATTCCATAAGTTTCCAATAAATATTAGCTCCAACTTTAGCTTTACTTTATAGGTTGCAGTAAAAACAATAAATGAGTTGCAAATATGAGACTTGGATTATGGTTCTCCACTTACCTAAGAAATGGACAAACTTGGGATAATTTCGGGGTGATGGATAAGTCCGGCTTGGCACAGGCCTGgccaatataatttttttgttcattCGGATTATGGCTATTTATGCCCTACTATAAGTTTTTTTCATCCCTCAATATTCTTTTTTCTACTATAGTGATATAATGATATTGCACTAGATTAAATATGCTGATGAGAATTTACTTTATCAATTattacatacatacatacatatatatgtatatgtatatgtatatatatgattgTAATGCGCGAATAGCTGTAATTCAGTTAATGTAATGAAATTTTTGCCCCCTCTAGGATTCAAACCCAGATTTGAATTAATCATAATTCCACGGTTCGTAGTTCCTATTTTAAAATGGGTTTATTGCCtaaccactccctatatatactATGAACCAttaaattatatgtataaaGAAGAAGCATTGACATAAAAGAAGCACTATTGTCACCCCTATAAGTAAGTTGAAAGTGCAATAGAAAATATATACCTTCAGTTGATCTTCTACTAACACAATAAAGTCTGGCAATGGATTGAAAAGGTTCCTCCTTGACGAGCCGACTCAGATTTGGACTTGCCATAGTGAGTGAGTGCCTGACCAAGTTAATTAGTCCTCACACAAGTACATTCATCTCGCATCATATCATACATTAAATAAAGACGGAAAATTTTCTGGAACTATTCATATAGGATTATCTATATTAAACAGAAATATAATTATTGGATAAGTaaatagataatattatcaGAAAGTTCCAATTACACCATTTAAATCTCTCAATTTTCTAAAAAAGAAAGTGTTCATTTGTAGTCTGACAAACAGAGTGTACGAACCAGGTGAACAAAGATGTTTTACCAATAGCTTCATAACTGATTCTCAATCAATTCTCTTGTATATGATTGTATTGAAAACGCCATCTTGCTTTGAAGTGTCTTCTCGTTCCTACCAGATTTGATTGGCTAGTGCTCAGACTTGTTTCACTTGAACCCTTGATCATGGTTTCATAATTGTTGGATAATCCATTTTCAGATTGATGCAGTAGAAGGTAGGGAAGGCGAACCTACTTCTGCTACCATGAAAAATGTCATGAGGGGCATTGCAGTATTGTCAATTCCTTTCACTGCAGTTTTCCCGAAGGTATTTGGTGCATTTAGTCTACAAATATTTTTTCCACATTGAATATTTACAGTGAGTTCTCCTTATGACATCTTCTGGTATACATCATCATTAGATACCTAGCGTTGCTATTTTAGTTAATTGTGCATGAGAACCAGTAAGAAGCTTAAAGCAAATTAGCTTAAGATTAGATCAGTGGCAAACATTGTTGAGTGTATTTTATTCTGGTGCGCCTCTATCGCATATTGATTATTCTTAATTTGCATAGAGCATTATGCTTCACCGATGGGAACCTGACCAAGTACTGTAATCATCTCATGGATTATTTACATTGAGCCTCTTATACCTTCTTATTTGTCTTTAGATTTACCGTTGAGCTACTCAGCTAATTTTACGCAGGCTATATTTTGTTATTGGATGACCTCCAGCCTGTTTTCGCTGGCGTATGGTTTAGGTTATTCctttaactctctctctctctcctttagGCACTGCTATTTTCTAGCTTGAACATAAGTTGTTCTTTTATGATTTTGTTACCTGTGTTTTTCAGTGTTAAAGAGACTTGAAGTTAAGAAGTTGTTGGGTATACCAGATATACCTGTCGCACCACCTTCAACTAACCAGAAACCTTTCTCATTTTCCGAAATTCCCGAACATCTAGAGAAACTTGTTGCAACTAGCCGAGCCATGGCCCAAAGACAGTTGGAGAGTCGGAGAATAGCCTTTTCAGCTGCCCTTAGAAGGATTGAGGAGTTGGAGAAAAAAGTAAAGGAAGAAAGGGAGGGAAGAAAAGGTGATTCATAGGTAAATTAAGGTGATAGTAAAACCTAGATAAAATAATATGGATTGACTGAGATTATTATTACTGTTTTATTTATGTGTTTGGTAGGTTAAATAATATTCTTGTTTGGTAGACAAAATATAACTTTAgattaaattagtaaattattattttaaccTCAAACTAGTAAattcaaaacaaagaaaaagttTGTTCGGTTCAAGTaaaggaatggaaagggaattgaatcaaataaaagagtggaatgataacaataaccattatttttattgagtgtttggttaaaTAATGgaaatgaattattattaagggattctttttcttttgttttccctctattttgaggggtaacaaattggatgATTGAGTTatcctcaagta
This Salvia miltiorrhiza cultivar Shanhuang (shh) unplaced genomic scaffold, IMPLAD_Smil_shh original_scaffold_269, whole genome shotgun sequence DNA region includes the following protein-coding sequences:
- the LOC131003795 gene encoding mitochondrial inner membrane protein OXA1-like; its protein translation is MAYRQIITARAKFFYQHRQRISPSISNIHSDDDDSHELRAKPISNYPEIGKYIHNRFFVGRDNNFSNYRLPTSALQARRFAVPAGFGICYGRNYSSASVGEVSADKIDVLNDVVVVLGDKAVEAAPAMTEVAIAAADSFATVAALQNLIEYIHSFTGFNWWASIVVTTLIIRWLQVPLLIYQLKCSSKYALLQLQPEMKAIREEMQNKGMMNYFNPIDVAEAKKKINALYKKYGVSPFTPIMGVMVLLIRAPIASSLFFAVMNMAEKVPSFRDGGILWFTDLSTPDSLYIFPVLIALTLWIAVEIDAVEGREGEPTSATMKNVMRGIAVLSIPFTAVFPKAIFCYWMTSSLFSLAYGLVLKRLEVKKLLGIPDIPVAPPSTNQKPFSFSEIPEHLEKLVATSRAMAQRQLESRRIAFSAALRRIEELEKKVKEEREGRKGDS